From the genome of Thermus albus:
ACCTCCTTTCCTGGAAGGGAAGGTAGTTCGCCCACGCTTTGGGGTTTCCATTCCCCCACCAGGTTGGCCAGGGCGGCCAAGGCGCTATCCCGCCCCCTTTGGGCCAGCTCCAGGTTCTTCCTGGCTTCCAGGAGGCGGTTTTGCGCCTCCAGGAGGTCCAGGCTGGTGGCGCCACCCCCTTTGAGGCGGATCTCCGTGGCCTTAAGCCCCAGCTCGGCCACCTCCACCGCCTTTTCCGCCAAGCCCACCTGCAGGAGGGCCTCAAAGGCCTGGGTATAGGCGGAAACGATCTCGCTTTCCGCCTGGGCCAGGGCTCGTTTGAGCCGGGCCTCGGCCAAATCCCTGGCCTGGCGTGCTTGCAGCTCGGCCAGGGCGGTGCGCAAGGGGTCCTGGAGGGTGCGCTCCAGGTCTTTCTGCCGGGTTGCGGATTCCAGCCGGGCTGTGACCACCGCCGCCACCTCCGGGGCCTTCTTCAGGGCCTCGGGGAGGGGTTGGGCTAGGCTAGGGGCCAGGAGAAAAAGGAGGGCTAGGGCACTTTTTTTCATGGGGTTACCTCCGGTAGGAGTTCGCCGTAAAACTGGTAAAGCTCCATCCACTTGCTTCGCAGATCGCTTTCCGCCTGGGCCAGGGCCAGTTCCGCTTGCAGAAGGGAAAGCTCCGCCTGCAGCAGGGCTAGGGGACTTTCCAGGCCCAGCTCCAGGCGCCTTTTCGTTTCCGCCAAGGCCCTTTCCTGGGCACCGTGGCGGAGGCGGGCCAGTTCCAGGGCCATCCTCGTGGCCTTAAGGGAGTTCTCCAGGGTTTCCCCCTGGAGCCGGGCCTGCATCTCGGCCCCTTTCAGGGCTTCCTCTGCTCCCCGCACCTGGGCCTCGGCCGCCTCGAGGGCCGCGAAAAGGCCAGGGGTGAGGGTTAGGGAAAGGGAAAGCCGAAGCTCCTCGGCGATGCGGTAGCTGCCGCCGGGCAGGCTGGTGGGTCGTTGCCCCGGGTCCTGCCGGGTGTAGGCCAGGGTGGGTTGCAGGGTCCGGCTGGAAAGGCTTAGGGTCAGGGTGTCGTTTCCACTTGGGTAGAGGAGGTAGCTGGCCTTGACCTCGGGGAAGAGGGCGCGAAAGGAGGCGGAGTAGGCGATCCTGGCCTCCTCGAGGCTCAGGCGGGCTTCTTCCAGGACCAGGGGGGTGGTGCCCTGAGGTGGGGGGATCTCGGGGAGGGGCTTGGTGAGGTCCACCAGGCCCTCTGCCCCTTTTCTGGCCAGCTCCACGCTCCTTTGGGCTTCCAGGAGACGGTTTTCTGCTTCCTTCAGGGCCAGTTCCGCCTCCCGGAGTTCCTTGGGGTTGGCCTGGCGCTTCCTGGCCGCCTCGAGGGCCGCCTGGGCCAGCTCCCACCCTTTTTGCGCCAGTTTTTCCCCCAAGAGGGCCAGCTGGTAACGACCGTATGCGGCCACCGCCTGGGCCTGAAGGGCGGTGAGGGCCTTGCGGTAAGCGAGCTCCGCCCGCCGGTAGGCGATCCTAGCCCGCTTTTGGGCGTCTTGGGTGTCGCCATAGGGGAAGGGGGTGAGGACCAGGGCCAGGGTGAGGCTCCCGGCGGTGCCGGGCAGGCTTGAGCACAGGGAGGAAGGGGTGCACTCGTAGCCCAGCCGGGCGTAGTTCCCCTGGAGGTTCAGGGCCAGGGGGTAGGATTGGGCCTCCAAGCCCTTGGCGGCAGCGTCCAGAAGCGCCTGGGCCTGGAGGGCTAGGGGGTGGTTTCGCAAGGGGGCTAGGGCGCCTTGGGCTAAGGCGGGAAGGAAGAGGAGGAATAGGCTCAGGAGCCTAGGCACCTTCCACCTCCGTGAGTTTGCGCAGCAGGTTGCGGAAGAGGTTCAGTTCCTCCGGGGAAAGGCGGGCCAGGTGCTGGCCATAGGCCCTTAGCCAGGCCTCTTGCAGGCGCTTTTGCACCGCCTCCCCCTTGGGGGTGAGGCGCAGAAGCACCCTACGGCGGTCCTCGGGGTCGGGCTGGCGCCTGAGGAGGCCGGCTTCTTCCATGGAGGCCAGGAGGTGGGAGACCTGGGAGGGAAGGACCTCGAGGTGCTCCGCCAAACGGGAGGGAAGCTGGATCCCTTCCTTAACCAGGCGGAGCACCTCCGCCTGGAGGAGGGAGAGGCCTTCTTGGGTGAAGGTTTCCTTGGCGCGGGCAAGGAGAAGGCGCATCAAGGTGTAGCCCAGCCGGGAAAGCTCTTCCACCAGGGGGGCAGGAGGACCATTCATACCTTTCAACTATACACGGAAATCAATAAAAACCTAGGCCTGCCCCACACTTTCCCATGGTGTACAATGGCGGAAGGTGATATGGACAGACCTCCCAGTCGGTGGCTCTTCTTCCTGCCCTTCGGTAGCGTAGCCCTGGCCCAGTCCCAAACCCCAAGCCCTGGGGACCTTTTTCTTTTGGTCCTTCTCCTGGCCCTTTCCGCCTTCTTCTCCGCCAGCGAAACGGCTCTCACCACCCTTTACCCCTGGAAGGTAAGGGAGCTTGCGGAAACCCAAGGGGGGCCCTTCCGGCTCCTTTCCCAGGACATCACCCGTTTCCTCACCACCATTTTGGTGGGCAACAACCTGGTGAACATCGCCGCCACCGCCTTGGTGACGGACCTGGCCACCCAGGCCTTCGGTTCCCTGGGGGTGGGGGTGGCCACCGGGGCCATGACCTTCCTCATCCTGTTCTTTGGGGAGATCACCCCCAAGTCCATCGCCGTCCACCATGCCGTTCCCTTGGCCCGGGTGGCCGCCTGGCCCATCTACCTTTTCTCCATCCTCCTCTACCCGGTGGGCCGGTTCTTCAGCCTGGTTTCGGGTCTTGTCCTCAGGGTGTTGGGCCTCGAGCCCCGGGATACGCCTTTGGTTTCCGAGCACGAGCTTAAGCTCATCCTGGCCGGGGCGGAGGAATCGGGAACCATTGAGGCCCAGGAGGAGGAGATGATCCACTCCATCCTGGAGCTGGAGGAAACCCCGGTGCGGGAGATCATGACCCCCCGGGTGGAGATGGTGGCCATCGAGGCCGAGGCCAACCTGGAGGAGTTCCTCCACCTCTTCCGTGAGCACCGCTACAGCCGGGTCCCCGTCTATAAGGAAAGCGTGGACCACATCGTGGGCGTGGCCTACGCCAAGGACCTCCTGGACTACTACTGCGAGGAGGACCTTAGGGGGCGTACCGTGGCCTCCATTGCCCACCCTCCCTATTTCGTTCCCGAGAACATGGATGCCTGGACGCTTCTCCGGGAGCTTCGCCGGCGCAAGGTGCACATGGCCATCGTGGTGGACGAGTTCGGGGGTACGGCAGGCCTGGTCACCATGGAGGACGTGATGGAGGAGATCGTGGGGGAGATCTACGACGAAACCGACGAGCCGGAGGATGCGGCCATCCGCCGCCTTCCCGACGGCTCCCTTTCCATCCAGGCCCAAACCCCCGTGGACGAGGTTTCCGAGGCCCTGGGGGTGGAGCTTCCCGAAGGGGAGTACGACACCCTTTCCGGCTTCCTCTACGAGCAGTTTGGCCGCATCCCCAGCGTGGGGGAGAGCGTAGAGTGGCAGGGGTTCCGCTTTGTGGTGGAAAGCGCCGACCAGCGCCGCATAGAACGGGTGCGGGTGGAAAGGCTGGTGGAGCATGGAGAGGGTTAGGGAGGTTCTCGTAGCCCACCTGGAAAGGGCCTACGCTCCCTACTCCCACTTTCCCGTGGTGGCCTTGGTGGAGGCGGAAGGGGAGAGCTTTCTTGGGGTCAACGTGGAAAACGCCTCCTTTCCCCTCTCCCAGTGTGCGGAAAGGAATGCGGTGGCGGCCATGGTCCTGGCGGGGAAAAGGCGCATAGACCGGGTGCACGTCTATAGCCCCAAAGGGCCCATCCCCCCTTGCGGGGGGTGCCGCCAGGTGCTCTTGGAGTTTGGCACCCCCGGGACCGAGGTGGTGATGCACGGGCCCGAGGGCTATGTGGTGAAGACCCTGGGGGAGCTTCTGCCCTTGGGCTTCAAGCTCTAAAGGGGCAGGACCAGCTGCTGGCGGAAGAAACCTGGGACCTCGAGGGTAAGCTCTAGTCTTCCCGCGCCCCTTTCCAGACCCGGCCTGAAGCCCACCACCTGGAGCCTCCCTTCCCCTTTCGCTGGCAGGTCTACCTGGACCCGGAAGCTTTGCCCCAGGAGGACCAGATTCCCTTCCACTTTGAGGGGAAGGGGATTGGGGTTTTCCAAGAAGAAGTTCACCCCTGCCCGGCGCACCCTAAGGGGTTCCAAGGGAAAGGCCAGCCGGGTGCGGAAGAAGGTGAGGGCTTGGCCTAGGGTGCGGCCCTCCAGGGCCACCTCCACCCCCTCCCGGGAAAGGAGGGCCTGGGCCGTGGACAAGGCCCCCTTGGGGGTAAGCCGAACGGGGAGGACCTCCTCTTTCCTTCCGGGGGGTAGGCTGAGGTCCAGGGGCACCGTCACCTCCCCCACCCGGAGCCGGGTGCCGAAGGTGGCAAGGGGCAGGGGGAAGGGATTGGGGTTTTGGAACCCCACCCTTACCCCCAGGAGGAGGGCGGGTTCCGGGCTAAGCTCAAAACCCCGGATCTCCGCTCCTAGGAAACGGGCTTCCGGGGTAAGGGCTTGGGGTGCGCAGGCAGCCAGAAAGCTTAGCGCCAAGGCTAGCAGGGAAGCCTTTCTCATAGGATCCACCCCTCTTCCTTTAGCCTATCCAGAACCGGAAGGAATCTGGGCCAAAGGGGGCTTTCCGTGGGATAGGGGGGCCTGGGGTACCCTGCAGGCAGGCCCAGGTGGCGTAGGGCCTGCTTGAGGAGGGGTACCCCTCCCTGGGAGAGGAGGTTCCCTAAGGGGAAGAGCCCTTTTTGCAGGGCCTGGGCCTTCGCCAACTGTCCGCTGCGGAAGGCTTCCACGAGGGCCCGGTAGGCCCTAGGGGCCAGGTTGGCCGCGGCCAGGATGCCCCCTTCGGCTCCCAGGGCCAAAGCCCCCAGGAAGGTGGGGGCGTGGCCGGTGAAGACCCGGAAATCCCTCAGGTGGGCCTGGTAAAAGGCCAGACGGGAGAGGTCCCCGCTGGAGTCCTTGATCCCAAGGATCCGGGGGTGCTGGGCCAGGCTCTCCACCGCGGCAAGGGGGAGGTCCACCTTGGTGTTCTGGGGCACGTGGTAAAGGAACACGGGCATCCTCTCCGCCAGGGCCTGGTAGTAGGCCACCAGCCCCTGGCCCAGGCTGGCGTGGTAGTACCGGGGTGGGGTGGCTAAGAGGGCCATGGCCCCCGCTTCCTGGGCCTCGAGGAGGGCCCGCTCCGCCTGGGGTAGGGTTTCCTCCATGAGGCCCACCAGGAAGGGTTTCCGGGGCTTTAGGGCCCGGAGCCCCCTGGCCCTTTCCTCCGGGGTCAGGTGGACGCCTTCCCCGTTGGAGCCGTAGATGAGGAACCCATCCACCAAGGGTTCTAGGGCTTCCGCCAGTGGGCGAAAGGCCTCCGCATCCAGGCGGCCCTCCCGGTCAAAGGGGGTGGGGATGGGGGGAAGGATCATGCGGGCCTCCTTAGGCTAAGGACCAGCGCCAGGAGGTGGAGCCCATAGGCCAGGATCAGGAAGGTGGGCGTCTGGCCCTCCAGCACGGCAAAAAGCCCGTAGGCGGCCAGGAGGAGGAGGACAAGGCCCAGCCCGGAGGAGAACCCCAGACTTCCCGGCACCAGAAGGCGTACCCCCAGGGCCCAGGAGAGGGGGACCGGGGCCCTGCGCCGGGGCAGCAGGAAGGTGAGGAGGTGGTAGAGGAGGAGGAGGCCAAAGCCAGCGAAGATCCAGGGCTTCGTCCTTTCGGGAAGGGGGATGCCCAGGCGCAAAAACCCCCGGAGCGGATCCTCTTGGAGGCGCCTGAGCTCCACCTGGAGGAGGGCCAGGTAAAGGGTCCGGAAGGTGGGGCCTGGCTCCCTGGCTCCCCAGGGGTCCTGGCCCAGGTGCAAGGCGGTGCGGATGGGGCCCTCGAGGGGAGCCTGGCGGTAGGCTTGGGCCAAGGAGGCCTCGTCCCCCCTGAGGGCCAAGGCGAAGGGCAAGGAGGCTTCCTTCAGGAGGCCCAGGGCCTCCTTAGGGGCCTCCGTCAGAAGGGCGTAGCCCAGAAGGGCCTTGGCCTCAGGGGTAGGGGGCAGGGTGCGGAGCCAGTCCTGGGCTTTTTGGGTGCGGAGGGTCCCCTGGTCCAAGGGGGGGGCGAAAAGCTCCCCCCGCACCCGGGCGTCCAGTCCCTGCAGGAGGAGGCCCAGGCCAAGGGCTAGGAAGAGGGCCAGGGCCAGCACCCGTTCCCCCAGGCTGGCGTAGGCCAGGTGGAGGTGCCTGAAGCGTAGGAGTGGGTGCTTCCAGAATCCGCCCAGGTAGCCGCCAAGGGGCTTCAGGTCCTTTAACTGGGCAGGTAGGTAGAAGAGGAAGAGGTAGAGCATGAGGGCCAGGTATGCCAGGCCCAGGGTCCAAAGGGCAGGGGGAAGCAGGGTAAGCTGCGGGGGAAGCCAGGCTCTTAGGAGTTTCTCTGCTTCGCGGAAGCGCAAGGCCTGGGCAGGGTACCCCTGGGCCTCGAGGTACAGGGCCGTTTCCCTAAAAAAGGCCAACGAGCCGGGGAAAAGGGGAGTGTAGCGGAGAAGGGTCTGGGCCAGGAGAAGGGCCTTTTCGGGATCCTTCTGCCGTAAAGAGCGGGAGGCCTCGGCCATGCGGGCCACCTCCGCCTGGCCGAAGAGGAGTTCCGGCCTGTGGCCCCGGGCCAGGAGGTCCTGGCCATAGGCCTCCAGGTCCTCCGGGGTGAGGGTGGCGGGGTCTTGGGTCCAGTAGGCGAAGTAAGGCCAAGGCTTAGGCGGGTTGAGGGCCTGGAGGAGGGAGCCTAGGGTTTGTAGGTCCTCCCCATGGCCCTCAAAGGGCAGCCGCGGGAAGGGGATGGGCAGGACCCAGTCCCCCTGTAGGAGGACCTCGGGGCCTGGGCGGAGGGCCAGGATGCGGGCCGGGGCGAAGTGGAAGGACAGGGTTTCCCCCTTGAGGCTGGTTTCCACCACCAAAAGCCCCTGGGCCACGAACACCTTATCCCCCTGGACCAAGGGGCCCAACCAGTCCCCCGGGGGCAGGGCTAGGAGGCCCCAGGGGAGCTTAAGGCCTTCCTGGGTCAGCTCAGGGGTGGTGGGGGCAAGGGCGGTGAAGCGGGCTTCCAAGGCACCGGCGGGAAGGGAAAGTCGGACGCGGTATTCCCCGGGGGCCTTGGGGCTTAGCTCTAGCTGGAACCTTCCCTTCTGGACCTCCACCTCCAGGGTCTGCTGCCCTTCTGGTCCCTCCAGCACCAGGGGGAAGCGCCCCTCGGGCAGGTCCCTACCCTCCAGGACCACGGACCGCCCCACCTGGACCTCCTTCGGGACCCCCAGGCTTTGGCCCAGAACCGGGAGCCCCACGGCCAAGAGGAGGCCGATGGCCCGGGTCAGGAACGTGCGCATGGGGTTATTCTACAAGCATGGGTCTTTTAGACATGGTCGGCCCGGTGATGGTGGGGCCTTCCTCCAGCCACACCGCCGGGGCCTGCCGCCTGGCCCTTTTGGCCCGCCACCTCTTGGGGGAAAGGCCCAGGCGGGTGGAGTTTGGCCTGCACGGTTCCTTTGCCAAAACGGGAAAGGGCCACGGCACCCACCTGGCCCTGGTGGCAGGGGTCTTGGGCTTCAAGCCCGACGACGAAAGGCTTAAGGAAAGCTTGAGCCTGGCGGAAGGGGAAGGGGTGGAAGTGGTCTTCAAGGAGGTGGAGCTAGGGGATGTGCACCCCAACACCGTGCGCATGGTCCTAGAGGGGGAGAGGGAGCGCATCACCGTTACGGGTAGTTCCCTGGGAGGGGGGTTGGTGCGCATCTTTGACCTGGATGGCTTTGAGGTGCGTATCACTGGGGCCGCTCCCACCTTGGTCATCCGCAACGTGGATACCCCGGGCGTGGTGGCCCGGGTGGCCCGGATCCTGGCCGATGACGAGGTCAACATCGCCTACCTCACGGTAAGCCGCAAGAAGCGGGGTGGGGAGGCCATGATGAGCCTGGAGGTGGACCGGCCCCTTTCCGAGGTTCCCCTGAGGTACCTGGAGCACCTCTCCTACATCCTCTGGGTGCGGCAGATTCCTCCGGTTATGGACTAAAGCTCCCTGGCGGAGGGGAGTTCCAAGCGCAAACACGCTCCGCCCAAGGGACTTTTGCAGGCTAAGAGCCTCCCCCCGTGGGCCTCGGCCACCCGCTTGGCGGTGTAAAGGCCGAGCCCTGAGCTTCCCCGTATGCCCTGCCCTTGGCGGAAGGGCTGGGCCAGGGCCTCGAGGGGCAGGGGAAGCCCTTCCCCGTCGTCCTCCACCTGCATGGCTCCCTCTTCCACCCGGATGCGCACCTGGGTCTTGGCGTGGCGCAGGGCATTGCCCAGGAGATTGGCCAGGGCCCGTTCCACAAGGAGCCTCTCCCCCCGGGCCACGCCTGCCCCCTCTACCCTCAAGGCGATTCCCCGCCTCTTGGCCTCTTCCCCATACCGCAACAGGAGATCCTCGGCCAAGGCCCTGAGGTTTAGGGTTTCCCGCTGGGGGGGGCGGGCCTCGAGGCGGGAGAGGGCCAGGAGGTTTTCCACCAGGAGGTGGGCCTGGGTCAACTCTCGCCTCAGGGCTAAAAGGAGCTCCACCCGCTTTTCGCGGCCCAGGTGGTCGGCCCTTTCCAGGTACTCCAGGGCGCGGATGGCGGAAAGGAGGGGGGTCTTGAGGTCGTGGGCCAGGGCCCCGTAAAAGGCCTCCCTGGCCTCCATCAGGCGTTGCAGGCGTTGAAGAAGCTCCCCGAAGCGGGTGCGGAGGAGGGCGATCTCCCTGGGCGGAGGTTCCTTGGGGGCAGGAAGCCTCAGCTCGCTCACCGGGCCCTCCTTCAGGGAGAGGTAGGCCAGGGTGCGGGTGAGCTCCTCCAGGGGCCGGAGCAGGCTCCGGGCCAGGAGATACCCCACGGCTCCGGAAACCAGGGCGATGAGGAGAAGCCAGAGCACCAAGGGGAGCCATGGACCATTCCCCATGAGGCCTAGGGTGAGGGCTAGGACCAGGTTGGGCAGAAAGGCTAGAAAGGCGATGACCAGGGCCAGCCTTGCCCTAAGGCTCATTCCTCCCCGCCGAAAGCACCGCCAGGAAGGCCTCCTGGGGAACCTCCACCTTGCCGATGGCCTTGAGCCGCTTCTTTCCTTCCTTTTGTTTTTCCAAAAGCTTCTTCTTCCGGGTTACGTCCCCACCGTAGCATTTGGCCAGCACGTCCTTCCTCAGGGCTTTCACCGTGGCCCGGGCGATGATCTTCCCCCCGATGGCCGCCTGGATGGGCACCTCAAAGAGCTGACGGGGGATGACCTCCGCCAGCTTGTCCACCATGGCCCGGGCCATGGCGTAGGCCTTGTCCCGGTGGGCGATAAAGGTGAGGGCATCCACGGGTTCCCCGTGCACCAGCACGTTGACCTTGACCAGGTCCCCGGGCTGGTAGCCCATCTGCTCGTAGTCCATGGAGGCATAGCCCCGGGAGAGGCTCTTTAGCCGGTCGTGGAAGTCGTAGAGGATCTCGGCAAAGGGCACCTGGTAGACCAGTTCCACCCTCTTGGTTTCTCCGGGAAGATAGGTCATGTTCACCAGGCGCCCCCGCTTTTCCTGCACCAGCTGCATGATGGCTCCCACGTACTCCTCGGGGGTAAAGACGGTGAGCTTCACGTAGGGCTCGAGGATCTCCTCTATCTTCGTGGGGTCGGGGAGGTCGGCTGGGTTTAGCACCTCCATCTCCTCCCCGTCCTTCAGGCGCACCTTGTAGACCACGCTGGGGGCGGTGGCGATGAGCTCCAGTCCGAACTCCCGCTCCAACCTCTCCTGCACGATCTCCGCATGGAGAAGCCCTAGGAAACCGCAGCGGAAGCCAAAGCCCAGGGCGGTGGAGGTCTCCGGCTCAAAGGAAAGGGCGGCGTCGTTGAGCTTAAGCTTTTCCAGGGCGTCCCGCAGCCTGTTATAGTCCCCGGAGTCCACGGGATAAAGCCCGGCGAAGACCACGGGCTTGGCGGGGCGGAAGCCAGGGTAAGGGGCGTCCGTGGGCCTATGGGCGTGGGTGATGGTATCCCCCACCTGGACGTCGTGGATATCCCGGATGGCGGCGACAAGCCAACCCACCTCCCCGGCGGTGAGCTCCTCCACGGAGATGAGCCCTTGGGGGGTGAAGATCCCCACCTTATCCACGGTGAACTCCTTGCCGGTGGAGTAGATGCGGATCCGGTCCCCCGGGCGCACCCGGCCCTCAAACAGGCGGAGGTAGGGGATCACCCCCTGGTAGGCGTCGTAAAGGGAATCAAAGATGAGGGCCTTTAAGGGGGCTTCGGGGTCTCCTTGGGGTGGGGGGATGCGCGTCACGATGGCCTCGAGGATCTCCTCCACCCCTTCCCCGGTTTTCCCCGAGGCGAAGATGGCCTCGTCGGCGGGAAGGCCCAAGACCTCCTCCACCTCTAGGGCCACCTCCAGGGGCCTGGCGTTGGGGAGGTCGATCTTGTTGATGACGGGGATCATCACGTGGCCGTGCTCCAGGGCCATGTAAAACTTGGCCAAGGTTTCGGCCTCCACCCCTTGGCTGGCATCCACCACCAACAAAACCCCTTCCACCGCCGCCAAAGCCCGGGAAACCTCATAGGTGAAATCCACGTGGCCTGGCGTGTCAATGAGGTTAAAGACATAAGCCTGGCCGTCTTTGGCCTGGTACTCCACCCTCACGGCGCTGGCCTTGATGGTGATGCCCCGCTCGCGCTCCAGCTCCAGGGAGTCCAGAAACTGCTCCCGCATCTCCCGTTCGCTCACCGCATGGGTCAGCTGCAGGATGCGGTCCGCCAGGGTGGACTTCCCATGGTCCACGTGAGCGATGATGGAGAAGTTGCGAATGCGCCGGCTATCCATCCCTCTCATCGTCCAGGGTGGAAGGGGCAAAGTCAAGCTGGCTCTCCTGGCGGCTTTTGAAACCATTAGAATGCGGCATGGCCCCTGGGATCTGGGCGGGTCTTGTTGGCCTCTACTGGCGTCTGGCCTTGCTTCCTGCGGTGTGGATCCCCGTTGTGGCCCTCTATGGGGACCGGGTGATGTACTGGGCCACGGCCCTCTACTGGGGGAGCCTTGTTTTCGCCTATACCTTGGGTAAGGTTACCGGTAAGGACCGCCTGGCGGTGGCCTTGCACCTGGGGGTGGCCTTATTGACCTCCCTTATGAGCCTGGTGGCCCCACCGGAGGTGGTGGTACGCGGGCTTTCCGGGGAGGACTGGCGCCTTGGGGTGATGGCTTTTTACACCGTGGGGGCCTATGCCTTCGCCGCCTTTGCCGGCTGGCCCGGGCTTGGGCTGGGATTGGCCTTTGGGCTCCTGGCCCCTTGGCCCCAGGAGGAGACCCGTTTCCTGGTGGCGGCGGGGGGGCTTTTGGCGGGCATCGGGGGCTTGAGCGTGGCGGCCATGATCCAGCGCCTTCAGGCCCTGCAAAGCCTCATCCAGAGTGAGGCCCTCACCGACCCTCTCACGGGCCTGGCCAACCGGCGTTCCTTGGAGCGGGACTTCTCCAGGCTCCAAGCCCTGGCGGCCCGGGAAGGGCTTTCCCTGGTGCTTTCCCTTTGGGACCTGGATAACCTCAAGGCCGTAAACGACCGGGAGGGGCACCAGGCCGGGGATGCCCATCTGCTCCGCTTCGCCCAGATTCTGCGGGAGGAGGTGAGGGAGGGGGATGCCCTGTACCGGGTAGGTGGGGACGAGTTTGTGGGCCTGCACCTGGGCCTAAGGGATGGTGCCTCCTTGGAGGCCCGGGTTCACGCCCGGTTCCCTTCGGTTTCCGTGGGCTTCTGCCCGGTGGAGGGCAGGGAGCTTCTGCAAGCCCTCGAGGCGGCCGATGGGCTCATGTACCTTAAGAAGGAAAAGAGAGGGCGGTTGCCTTAGGGTTTTGCACCGGGTAAACTTTTCCTGGAGGTTCCCTTGGACCTGGATAAACCTGTTCAGGAACTGGCCCGCCGCTTTGCCCGGGAGCGCATCCTTCCCCAGGCCAGGCTCCTGGACCAGGAGGCTCGCTTCCCCTGGCCCCTCTTTCGGGAGGCGGCGGGGCTTGGTTTTCCGGTCCTCTTGGTGCCGGAAGAGCTGGGCGGGGCCGGGCTTGGGCCAAGGGCCTTGGCCCTGGTGGCGGAGGAGCTGGCCTATGCCTGCACTGGGGTAGCGGCGGCCTTGCTCCTCAACAACCTGGTGGCCGACGCCCTCCTCCTCTCCCGAAGCCCCTACGCCCGGGGCTTCCTCCCCCGGCTCAAGGAGGAGGTGGCCTCTTATGCCCTCACCGAACCCCATGCCGGCTCGGACGTGGCCGCCATCCGCACCCGGGCGGAAAAGGTGGCGGGGGGGTACCGCCTCCACGGGCGCAAGACCTGGATCAGCCATGCCCCGGAGGCGGCCTTTTTCGTGGTCTTCGCCAAGGTGGCGGAAGGGCGGGAAGGGATCGCCGCCTTCTTGGTGGAGCGGGGGGTGGGAGTGGAGGTGGGGCCCCCTTTGCCCAAGCTGGGGCAGAGGGCTTCCCCGGCGGCGGAGGTGTACCTGGACGGGGCCTTCGTACCCGAGGAGGGCCTGATCGCCCGGGAAGGCTTTTCCCTGGCCATGCAGGTTTTCAACCGTTCCCGGCCCATGGTGGCCGCCTTGGCGGTGGGGCTTTTGCAAAGGGCCTTGGACGAGGCCTTGGCCTACGCCGCCATGCGGGAGGCCTTTGGCAAACCCCTTTTGGAGCATGAGGGGGTGGGGTTCAAGCTGGCGGAGATGCACATGGACCTGGAGGCCGCCCGCCTCCTCACCCTAAAGGCCGCCGAGCGGGCGGAAGAGGGGGAGGAAAACGCCTTAGAAGCGGCCACGGCCAAGGCCTTCGCCGCCGATGCCGCGGTGCGGGGGGTGTCCGAGGCCCTCCAGGTCTTTGGCGGCAACGGCTACAGCGAGGAGTACCCCTTGGCCAAGCTGTACCGTGACGCCAAGGTGCTCCAGATCTACGAGGGAACCTCCGAGATCCAGAGGCTCATCATCCTACGGGAGCTGGCAAGGAGGCGGATATGGCAGAACCGGTGATCCTCGAGGCGGTGCGTACCCCCATCGGCA
Proteins encoded in this window:
- a CDS encoding sensor histidine kinase, encoding MSLRARLALVIAFLAFLPNLVLALTLGLMGNGPWLPLVLWLLLIALVSGAVGYLLARSLLRPLEELTRTLAYLSLKEGPVSELRLPAPKEPPPREIALLRTRFGELLQRLQRLMEAREAFYGALAHDLKTPLLSAIRALEYLERADHLGREKRVELLLALRRELTQAHLLVENLLALSRLEARPPQRETLNLRALAEDLLLRYGEEAKRRGIALRVEGAGVARGERLLVERALANLLGNALRHAKTQVRIRVEEGAMQVEDDGEGLPLPLEALAQPFRQGQGIRGSSGLGLYTAKRVAEAHGGRLLACKSPLGGACLRLELPSAREL
- the cdd gene encoding cytidine deaminase; amino-acid sequence: MERVREVLVAHLERAYAPYSHFPVVALVEAEGESFLGVNVENASFPLSQCAERNAVAAMVLAGKRRIDRVHVYSPKGPIPPCGGCRQVLLEFGTPGTEVVMHGPEGYVVKTLGELLPLGFKL
- a CDS encoding TolC family protein — encoded protein: MKKSALALLFLLAPSLAQPLPEALKKAPEVAAVVTARLESATRQKDLERTLQDPLRTALAELQARQARDLAEARLKRALAQAESEIVSAYTQAFEALLQVGLAEKAVEVAELGLKATEIRLKGGGATSLDLLEAQNRLLEARKNLELAQRGRDSALAALANLVGEWKPQSVGELPSLPGKEVVEALLQEHVDLLQLSQSLGLLRFQRGLMDESFVARREIEALEDQIRTLETNLANLERTLRLGLEARYRQLSPLLQGVKAAEEAYRAAQERYRAEEKRFQAGLTSRLGLLQQELSLRQAQLSWEQAKHAYLKAYYGLLASR
- the sdaAB gene encoding L-serine ammonia-lyase, iron-sulfur-dependent subunit beta — translated: MGLLDMVGPVMVGPSSSHTAGACRLALLARHLLGERPRRVEFGLHGSFAKTGKGHGTHLALVAGVLGFKPDDERLKESLSLAEGEGVEVVFKEVELGDVHPNTVRMVLEGERERITVTGSSLGGGLVRIFDLDGFEVRITGAAPTLVIRNVDTPGVVARVARILADDEVNIAYLTVSRKKRGGEAMMSLEVDRPLSEVPLRYLEHLSYILWVRQIPPVMD
- a CDS encoding dihydrodipicolinate synthase family protein; translated protein: MILPPIPTPFDREGRLDAEAFRPLAEALEPLVDGFLIYGSNGEGVHLTPEERARGLRALKPRKPFLVGLMEETLPQAERALLEAQEAGAMALLATPPRYYHASLGQGLVAYYQALAERMPVFLYHVPQNTKVDLPLAAVESLAQHPRILGIKDSSGDLSRLAFYQAHLRDFRVFTGHAPTFLGALALGAEGGILAAANLAPRAYRALVEAFRSGQLAKAQALQKGLFPLGNLLSQGGVPLLKQALRHLGLPAGYPRPPYPTESPLWPRFLPVLDRLKEEGWIL
- a CDS encoding MarR family winged helix-turn-helix transcriptional regulator, encoding MNGPPAPLVEELSRLGYTLMRLLLARAKETFTQEGLSLLQAEVLRLVKEGIQLPSRLAEHLEVLPSQVSHLLASMEEAGLLRRQPDPEDRRRVLLRLTPKGEAVQKRLQEAWLRAYGQHLARLSPEELNLFRNLLRKLTEVEGA
- a CDS encoding TolC family protein — translated: MPRLLSLFLLFLPALAQGALAPLRNHPLALQAQALLDAAAKGLEAQSYPLALNLQGNYARLGYECTPSSLCSSLPGTAGSLTLALVLTPFPYGDTQDAQKRARIAYRRAELAYRKALTALQAQAVAAYGRYQLALLGEKLAQKGWELAQAALEAARKRQANPKELREAELALKEAENRLLEAQRSVELARKGAEGLVDLTKPLPEIPPPQGTTPLVLEEARLSLEEARIAYSASFRALFPEVKASYLLYPSGNDTLTLSLSSRTLQPTLAYTRQDPGQRPTSLPGGSYRIAEELRLSLSLTLTPGLFAALEAAEAQVRGAEEALKGAEMQARLQGETLENSLKATRMALELARLRHGAQERALAETKRRLELGLESPLALLQAELSLLQAELALAQAESDLRSKWMELYQFYGELLPEVTP
- a CDS encoding hemolysin family protein, which produces MDRPPSRWLFFLPFGSVALAQSQTPSPGDLFLLVLLLALSAFFSASETALTTLYPWKVRELAETQGGPFRLLSQDITRFLTTILVGNNLVNIAATALVTDLATQAFGSLGVGVATGAMTFLILFFGEITPKSIAVHHAVPLARVAAWPIYLFSILLYPVGRFFSLVSGLVLRVLGLEPRDTPLVSEHELKLILAGAEESGTIEAQEEEMIHSILELEETPVREIMTPRVEMVAIEAEANLEEFLHLFREHRYSRVPVYKESVDHIVGVAYAKDLLDYYCEEDLRGRTVASIAHPPYFVPENMDAWTLLRELRRRKVHMAIVVDEFGGTAGLVTMEDVMEEIVGEIYDETDEPEDAAIRRLPDGSLSIQAQTPVDEVSEALGVELPEGEYDTLSGFLYEQFGRIPSVGESVEWQGFRFVVESADQRRIERVRVERLVEHGEG